Within the Miscanthus floridulus cultivar M001 chromosome 17, ASM1932011v1, whole genome shotgun sequence genome, the region gagaggagatcgGGCGCGTGGCGTGCGGCGCcaaggcggcggcgggggcggggcgGGAGCACGAGTGTGACGCCATCCTCAGCCTCAGCAGACGCTGgacgcccatgttttcttttggCAGCAGTGCGCGGCACACAAGTGCGACGTGTCGCGTTCGTTGCCTGATAAGGTTCTGGACTCATGTGCTCTGGGATTACGATGGATCCAATCCAGGAGACCTGCAACGATTCCTTTAAATTTATTTTTccttatttatttttttaagtACCTTGTTTGATTAGTTTTAGTATATGCACTGCTAATATGAAATTTGGTGGGGAAAAACTCAACTAGTATCTGAATGATTCATGTCAAGAGGACTGAAAACTGATGCTGTCCATCTTCTGAGAGACGCAATCTCTGATTCCTGAAGGAATGATGCACAGAACCAAGTTCCAGTTGAAGAGCTGGGCAACGAATTTGAAGTTTCACATTCTAGCATGTGAATCGTTTACATGATGATATTGATGAAGTGTGGCGCACCTACATGCATTTTTGGCAAAGAGAGGGTGAGATTTCAACCCTACAGATTGACTGAAGGAAAAATGGAACAAATTACAGTATCCAGCACGGATCATTGCCAGAACTCGAAAGACAACCGGGGCAATGATCCAAAGTTGCAAAGATTGCTCACACCACACTACATCCAGAAGGCAGAAAATCACGTAACTGAGATACATAACATCCTCCCAGACTGATGTAACTGACAGCATTAGTTAAGGAGCTGGCAGCCCAAAAACAAGAACTATCTTTCATCAGTCAAAATTTTCCAAGAATATATGGAACCCATCTGCACTCTACTGTCTTCAGACTTCTGCTCTGATTGTTAATATTAACCTCTGAACATACATGAGCAAAATGGTTCCATATTTGTTTTGACAGAAATTGCAAGTATGCCAGTAAGAAAGATAAAATGTAAACGTCGAAATTTGACCCTGTTCATTGCATGTTTTTGGATATCACGGCAAATGGACGGGTAGACAATACACTGCCCCTTAAACATGCATcccattaaaaaaaaaactagcaacTATATTGCACAAACATTCCAAATAAAAAATGAAAACCTAAAACCGTAGACCTTACGCAAATGCCATGAAATGAGTGTGTCAGAGATTTATCTTGACTCCAATAACCTTAATCACTTCCCCAGCCAACACCTAGCTCCAGGATGTTGCCAACTACCCGAGTAGGTTTCACAGTGCACATGATGAGACATTACCTTTCTGTTGTGCCCAGCGCACTGGCACTCCCGAAAGGGCTTGATCTAAAAATAATTTATGGAAGAGGTTAGTATTAAAATATTGATTTAAAAAGGTATCACAGAAAATCTAGAAGTTGGTACTGGAGGAAGTAATGATGCATATAACCCTTCCTGATTACCATAGTTAGGTTAGTAATAGAAATTAATGATTGGCAGCATGTGAATGTTGTCATTTTAAACTAAACTGGACTGGACGATTACTTTTCTTAAACTGGCAGACATTATCAACTGCATAGAGAGAAATTATCGTTGTATTGTATAGATTAAAACATGGCATATGGATGGTAAGAACAGACCGATACTGAGTGAAAGTCCACTCTGGGTTGCATGAAAACTAGAATGAAACCCTCTACAGCCCACTACACCACCACCCAGGTCAACAAAGTTGGAAGGATTGTTGTGGAAGAATGATTGCCTTACTAATAGGCAACTCCTGGAAGCAAAAAGGGACACAGTTAAAGACAGAATGACTACACTGCAAGAACCGTCAATAATATCAGCAATATTTGTAATATATGCCCTCAGAATTGCATGAAACAACTACATACTGCTTAGCTGAGTGCTGCCTCGGAATAATGTCAATCACTCGAATTGCTTCCTGACTGTGCTCTGAATCCTGACCTCTCAAGGCCTGTGAGATTGCACTCATAGAAATTTTTGCCGCAAAAGAGAGTTCGACCTTGTACGTCTTTGTATTGTAAGGCCTTCTGACCATTTTCCTCTCACTTCCAGGAGGACTGTCATTGCCTGGACTGCCATTTGCAGGAGTCCTGAAAGTAAGAAAGTCAAGTTAACATTTAGGGATAATTATCATCAGAGTAGATAATGACAAATCAATAAAAATAACTGAGGCTTACTTTCCAGTTGAAAAGTCTTCAACCACGACAGTGAACTCATTTTTAACTTGAGGAAGAGCACCAATTGTGAACAGGATCTTCTCACAATCATATGCAAAATCTTTATTTGCAAGTTCAGCAGCATAAATTTGCTAAAGTTTTTCGATCACTTTTCTTCCTGACCCTTTGCGATCAACCGGTGTATCATCTTCATACTTCAAATTTGCCTGCAACCAGTAAAAGATAACATCATTGATAATGAAGGTATGAGGATGAAAATAAAGAAATGACACTTGGACAAGGATTAGAGACCCACATAATAAtgatagaaataatcttcagCATTCATGAGAGACTTTGAAGTGATTTGTTATCAGCTGCCCCTTTCTGCCAAAGCCATTCCTCTGGACCAGACTCCTAGGTTTCAATGGCGCCTTTGTTTCATCAGCTTTAAGTGGTTCAACACCAGCAATCAAAGGAGGTGGTGGAGGCAAGTCATCAGCCTCGCCATTGTGAGACTCCATTTAGTGAGCCTTGCTGCATGAGTATATCCAAAGCAATCCTAATCAGACATGTATGTAGGCACTAGCTGTATGATTCAAGCAAGCAGCAACGCAACTGAAGCGGCAGAAGGCCAAGTAAATCACCCCTCCAAACATCTGAACTCAGCAATTGTACAACAAGCTGAAGCAACAAAAACTAGGAATTCAAGCTGGCATTTAGTTTGCTATTATAGGGAAGGTGAGAGGTGGAGGTTTCATTCCTTTCCCCTGTAGGGCTTATAATTACAAATGAATTCCGACAAACTGCATCCGGTTCCTAAACACTCACAAATAGGCCCCTAGGCTTAGTAATTAGACCTTTTTACACACTAATGGGGGGCCCTAGACTATGCCACACCCCCAACAATACACATTCTCTAAAGTAATATCAACTGCCAACTATTTACATTGTGCAACACAATGTTTACTCCCAAGTCCCATCACCACCAAATATGCAACACAAATGTAACATCAGTATACTTTATTATTTTGCAGCCCACACTAATAGCAAGAAGACATTCCACATATCAATTAGAAATTGGAACATTTAAATACCTGCCATTTGTTTTGTTTCCTAATACTTCATACAATGAAGTAGTAAGAAAAGAAGTCACTGTATAGCATAGATGTAAGAATGACACAGGTAGGCAAAGCACAGTTGCTACTGaacaaatttgaaaaaaaaaaatcgtGATCATCTCACAAACTATGGAAACATTAATAAACAACAATGGAAACAGTACTAAACAAGGACCTCGAACACAACACACTACCATAGTCCATAGAAGATTTCCTAGTGACAGAAGTCATACAGAAACATCATACCAGTCCTTCATAGGAGCCGTTCTACATGCTCACACAAAATTGTAAACCATATGGCATAATATACTAACGAGAGCACTGTATCTGGCCCAAAGCTGCAAAGCATCTGCCCAACCCTGCGCATCAACAAATGAAAACGAATCATAACATATGACAATAAACAAAGGAGAATGTAAATAAATTACAATAAGAGTCACGTAATTATATATCTATATGACCCCAAAAAATGCAAAAGATTTGGAAAGGGGAACAAATCCAGGAAGaaaggcaagaaaaagaagaacccCCTTTTCCTTTGGAAAGTCATGCCGAAATTTCCATGACTCCaagaaaccaaaaaaaaaaaggcaaagaAAATTGCAGAGCGTACCCCAAATTAACGATGCCGCGCTAAAATCCTTATGAACGAACGTTCCAGAACAACGCACTAATATCCTTAAGAATGAACCTTCCAGAGATGCGTATTTATCAAACAACGAATAAATATTATTCAAAAACTATCCTTTATGTAGAGAAATGAACAGTGCCGACATAAACCTCCCCAAAAACTTAAAAACACATAAAAAAAGTGACCATGATAACTGTTGAATCCATACTAGGAAATCCTAATTGAATACCATCACTAATCTGATGATCAGGTCGCATCAGGAGACTCAAGAAACCAGATTGCTATGATGTGACCATGGTCTGCTATTGTATTATTCTCTGCTAACGACAACTTAGTTCAACTTCAAAATCATCATAACTCTAATCTCGTAGCTCAACTGCTAAACCTTTTGCAGTACTTGTAAAAAAAGTGCTAAGCTGGTGAATTCAAAGGAGGGCGCGGCAAAACCGCGCCGAGTTTTTCTAGTTATGCAgttaaaacatacaacattcaAGGAAATATGATAATACTGGTCTTCTATACAGTTTGATTATATCCAGCATTGGGTTTACCAAACATATTTCAGAATTGACAATCTAAAGACAAAATAGAGCATCAAGCTTATGGCCTACATGCAAAGTTAGTCAGATAGCAATTGATACTATTAAGCAAATCATTGAACAAAACCATGATCAGTCATCATAAACACCTTTATCCTCTGCATTCTCTACACCCTCCACAAATGAGCCTCTGTTTTCAATACCATATGAAAACCAGTCAGCACTCTTAATCTTCAGTCCACTGCTCTCGTGTTATTAACCTCTGAGCATGCATGACAAAGATGGTTTCATGTGTTTTGGCATAGAATTGATAAGTacaccctccgttccaaattataaaatattttggcttttctagatacattgtttttactatgtatatagacatagtgtatatctaactgcatagcaaaagctatgtatctagaaaagccaaaacgtcttataatttggaatggagagagtacgTCAGTAAGGAAGATGAGAACTGCATCCTTATGCAGTTATAACATACAATACAATGTTGAAGGATATCTGGACATAATGGACCTCTAAGCTATAGTTTGACATTCTGTGTACCAACCACATACTTCAAAATTGACAATCTAATGATTGATGAACTGAATTATCGAACAAACTCATCATCAGAGTCATCATAATCACTGTCTTCATACTCCTCAGTatctacaaaacaaaaaaagggcgtacccagtgtagagagctcccgctcagtgcggggtctggggaagggtgttagtgacaagccttaccctcgcctgtgcaatgcgaggagaccgtgactcgaacccgggaccttccggtcacaggcggtaagactctaccgcttgtaccaggcccgcccttcatactCCTCACTATCTACCTCCTCCACAAACGCATTCATGTCAGAAGAATCCTCACGCTCCATTTCATCAACCCCAATTGTATCATACTTCATGCGCTCATCAAATTTGGCATCAGAACTGTTTAGAAGCCATGCAAGAGAGCATGTGAATCCCTTCCGGGACACCATCTCATGCCGAGGCCTCACAGTCGACTCAAGGCCATATGTGAAGAATGCAGGGAACTCAACCAGCTCCTCCAAATCCCTCTCCATCTCATTCTTGAAGTATTCGAAATTCATCCTCATTATATCCATATTTAGTGCGAGCAGTTGGGGGCATGCCACAACCATTTTGCTCACTTGAGAGAGCATAAATCCACAAGCTGTGAGGAAATTAACATGCTTCAGAACCGCAGCTCGTCCAAGACTAATGGCTTGCGGCATCCTCTTGACCACTCTCCCAAAATCTTCACAGCTAACCAAAATGCTCGACTCAAACAAGCTCTGCTGTGCAACAAGCTTGTCCCTCAGTTCAAGTCCAAGAACGTCGGGATACTGCATCACAATGGATGCTAGAGCCTCCTTCCTCACTCCAAAGTCCATAAGAGCCTCAATGTTAGGCTTCACCTTCTCCTCTAGCCCAAATCCAAGTACATATGGCTTCTTCTCTATTATTCTTGCAACAGCTAACCTCTGAAGCCCAATGCCCTCAAGGTGTTCGACAAAAGGCTTTATTATCTTCCCCACGCGCATACCAAGCACCTCTGGAAAACGAGTGATGACGCTACCTATCTGACGCCTCCCCACTCCAATGCCAACGAGGTAGGCGACGGAAGTGCTCATAGTGCCCTCGAGCTTGAACCCGAGGAGCTCCGGGTAGCGCTCGAGCACGCGCGGCACGTCAGCAGGCCTCACGTCCATACCCTGGAGGTACTTGACGACGGGGGCAAGGTCGACGACGACGCTGGCGTGTAGCACCTGCGGGTACCGTCTGAGCAGGACCGGGAGCGCATCGCGGCGGACGCCGAGCTTGCCGAGGTAGTCGAGCACGGGGACCATGTTCTTGCGCACGCTGCAGCCGAGAGCGAGAGGGTAAGCGGCGAGGTCCTCGAGGGTAAGGCCGAGGGAACCCAGGAACTCGGCGCGCTCCCGCATGACATCGACGGTGACCGGGAGCTCGAGGCCCGCAAGTTCGCCCGGGTCGACGccgagggaggcgaggaaggcgtcAACGTCGGCGCGGCGGGTGGCGCGCTCGCGCTCCATCTCGAGGAGGCTGGGGCGCGcatagagggaggaggaggatgggCGGCGCGACGGCGCGGGCCGGGGGGAGCGGCGGTCGGCTCGGGGCggtgcggaggcggaggcggaggcggaggcagaggAGGAGGCGCGGAAGCGGAGGAGCCTGCGAAGGCGGGGGGCGAGGAGGAGCGGCGGCGTTGGGTGGGCGGAGAAGAGGAGGGATTTCATCATTTGGAGTTGGGAGTGGTAACTGGCAACAGCCAACAGGTGCGCGAGAGAGGGATGAGATCGTGAGATGGGAAGCGGCTGCGGGCTACGGCTGCAACTGTAAAGCCAGTGCCGGCTTCTTAATGGACCTCCGAAATCCACACCGCACCCCGCGTGTTCGCTTCCATCTGCCGGCGGCGGCTCCTCCGCCTCTGCCAAATCCCCTCCGCCACCGGCACAATCCCCAGCGACGCCCTCTCCCACGGCCACTCCTTAGCAACCCTCGCGGGCGCCCCCGTCTCCGAGCCCTGTCCTGCTACTGTCTCTTACCTGATCTCCTGCGGACTCtcccccgccgccgcggccgcccacAAGCTCCCCATCCGCTCCACCGCCAAGGCCGACGCCGTCCGCGCGCTCTTCCGCAACTATGGCTTCACCGACGCGGAGATCGCCGACCTAGTCCGCCGATTACGGCTGATCCTCATCCTCGACCCCGACTGCATCCTCCGCCCCAAGCTTGACCTCTTAGCCTCCCTCGGCGTCAAGCCGCGGAAGCTCGCCAGCTATCCTATCCTCCTCACGCGCAGCCTCGACAAGCACCTCGTCCCCTGCATCCAGTTCCTCCGCAGCATCCTCGGCACCGATGAGGACGTCTGCCTTGCCATCTCGcggaattttttatatttttaatcttttttaatcaatattttaatactaataaaaaaagtaTTGGCCAAACTTTCGCGACAGTAACGTATTATTGTGCCACATGCGCTGGCTCGACGAGCCGAACTACGGTGGCGTTCATCGCTGACCATAGCTGGCACAGCAGAGCGTGGGCCTGGAGTGGGCCCCATAATGTCGTGCCACGTACGCTGACGCGACAAGCCGAGCCACGGTGGCGTCTGTCGTTGATCGTAGCTGGTGTAGCGGAGCGTGGGTCTAGAGTAGGCTTCACCCTGTCGCATCAGCAAGTGTCGCGTCAGGCGGGCTGACGTGATAGGCCCATATAAGGGCGCGGTCCAGCTTCTTTTTTCTCCCTCCCTTCACTCTGGCCAAACACGAGGTGTTTCCGCTTCTCTATCTTCTTTATCTTCTCTTTCTTCCATTCTCTATCTGTTTTGGATCAAGTTTGTATTTGCATTTCAAGTTTGATCGATGTCGTGCATGAGGTATGACTCCATCATCTCTATTGGTTTTTTTGTTTAGTTGATGTTTATATACTGTCCTGGTGTGCAATAGTAGCTTTCGTTTGGTTTAATGAAAGTTACTTTGGCTAATTGCGTCTAATATATTATGGTTCATGTTATAGTTGTTGAACTTTTATGTTTTTTGTGATTGGTTTTGGTTGGCACTGCATTAGGGTTTGAATGTAATAGTTTAGACAACAGTATGGGTTGGACTGTTTTAGTAAACTTTCTTGAAAGTATGTGATTTGAAGTTTTTTTATGATTAGATGTATAGATGAGTTAGACTATGTATGTATAAACATCATTTACATTCAATAAGTTTGTTTTAGGGTTTGGCTTCATGGGTTTACATGATTATAAAGATAATTGAGATGGAAATTGTTGTTGAACTGTGTAATAGTATTGGTGCATATCTTTGCTTTCTTCAACTACTTTGTAATAGGTTCAATGGCGGTTCCAAATAACAACTAATTCGTGCACCATCCGAAGGATCATGGTGCTATCGGTCCTTTCCTACCGGTAGAGCCAACATCGTTGTGTTACTATGGGTTACCGGCATTTGTGAAGCAGTCAAAGCATCCCGCGTCAGCTAGGCGTGCTTTCTACTATTGCCAACTTAAGCGTCGTCTCCCGACACTTGATTCCTACCTAGagtgtcgataaaagatgctcggcaatCCTCCggggggtatcccacgaaggtagattgatcggtgaaggtgcgtgtaatcagcaaccggatggtgacacaatgcGTAGAGAccgcgatttagacaggttcgggccgtctgatcgacgtaataccctacgtcttgtgtctttggtgtattgcattgagatgtatataGATGTCGACTAGaggacccttgcctctccttatatactctgaaggggtagggttacaaggaaagtatcatatttggtactatacaatatcttgcggtgcacgtcgacgaGTGCCGTACACGTCttggtcttgtgggctgggccacctctgatggtatagctcatgtcttgtcttatggataccgggggtcatatcctccatagctagtcttcgagcgccttgtatccattgtgcaacgtcgtcttgagcttgtccgagcaggtgtaaacaaagTCGAGCAGTCAGActtatggtccgaccaccgtgatgagttgccgagcagttgtgaaccgtcaccgagcagtgtgaaccgtcgctgagcagtgtatcccaagtaaggcttgccataaagatgtaaggagctcaagttgaaaatctgaaaattcttccacttaggagaagtgtagccacttagactccatcaataaggagggtaaatcaagaaataaccactacattcaccgctaggtgaagtgtagccacttagtccctaagcctgctggaagatgaagaatgaatcttgtagcaggatcaaagaaaagaagtccaaaagcttatcgacatcatctgacatgcgcgtatcaagaccccagacgtgctgtccaagatcagcaccctaatccgaacagcttggagcagcttgatagcacaccgatgagacatagcaagatccgaccaccaagggagtccttagcttagctggcgatgcttgcatgaagaatccaaacactgagaagtccccagcgtagctggcgatgtctgagcaccgaggagtccccagcgtagctggtgatgtccgagcaccgatgagtccccagcgtagctggtgatgaagcacgagcgacgaacagtctagtcaactggtcggcggtgaagtgagcattgagtagaagcacccggtgaacagtccgatcaactggtcggcgatgaagtccatgaacctagcggttcgattagttgatcggtggagaagtccaagcaccaggtggtccgatcacttgGACGataatcctacaatacaaatatgtagaacgggtagtacatgatgtaaaaatagaatatatgaactccggagaagaatcagcaatggtgatgaaatagcgtatgcatctcggcgatcagttggtgtgaacacttagtgttattctgaagatgtatttatatttaatataaaccgccttaccagttagtgtgtagttgAGTCTCCAGTTCTAGCTAgcttgttaaccataacgcggagcgcagagccgtgtgcatgtaggaagaacacaacatcgctaaggagccgctgctgaccacccataacatagagggtAGACgttcgtgcacgtgtagggaggagccagagacagggccgtctctggggacatccgagcatcaacatgactgttcgggggttcgtcttagacttagttgtatgtcatctt harbors:
- the LOC136515701 gene encoding protein argonaute 4A-like, producing MESHNGEADDLPPPPPLIAGVEPLKADETKAPLKPRSLVQRNGFGRKGQLITNHFKANLKYEDDTPILFTIGALPQVKNEFTVVVEDFSTGKTPANGSPGNDSPPGSERKMALRGQDSEHSQEAIRVIDIIPRQHSAKQSCLLVRQSFFHNNPSNFVDLGGGVIKPFRECQCAGHNRKCGVSNLCNFGSLPRLSFEFWQ
- the LOC136518825 gene encoding transcription termination factor MTERF4, chloroplastic-like; the protein is MMKSLLFSAHPTPPLLLAPRLRRLLRFRASSSASASASASAPPRADRRSPRPAPSRRPSSSSLYARPSLLEMERERATRRADVDAFLASLGVDPGELAGLELPVTVDVMRERAEFLGSLGLTLEDLAAYPLALGCSVRKNMVPVLDYLGKLGVRRDALPVLLRRYPQVLHASVVVDLAPVVKYLQGMDVRPADVPRVLERYPELLGFKLEGTMSTSVAYLVGIGVGRRQIGSVITRFPEVLGMRVGKIIKPFVEHLEGIGLQRLAVARIIEKKPYVLGFGLEEKVKPNIEALMDFGVRKEALASIVMQYPDVLGLELRDKLVAQQSLFESSILVSCEDFGRVVKRMPQAISLGRAAVLKHVNFLTACGFMLSQVSKMVVACPQLLALNMDIMRMNFEYFKNEMERDLEELVEFPAFFTYGLESTVRPRHEMVSRKGFTCSLAWLLNSSDAKFDERMKYDTIGVDEMEREDSSDMNAFVEEVDSEEYEGRAWYKR